CTAATCCATTTATGTTAGCAGCCAGTCTTAAGCAGCCAGAGTCGGCCATTAATAACCAAGCTGTGCAGGAAGTTAGCAAGCAACTCACTGAACTAGTTACTGAATATAGACGACAACTGTCGAATCAAACCACTCTGCAAATTACCTTAAAACACCCGCTATTAAATAACACTCAATTAACCCTGAGCTTAACAAACAATCAATTACAAGTAGCTTTTGCTGCATCAGAAAAACAGCAATACGACCTACTTAGCCAAGCAACAGCCCAATTAAAAAACCAACTGGCTCAACGCTTTGGTCAAGTCTCTGTTGAACTAGGCTTATCAATTGATCCCTCTTATCAGCAACAAACAACCAAACCTGACTATATTGCTGAGCAGGAGAACCAGGAGTGACGACAACTTCAACCGTCGAATTACCTGGTATCGATCGCCATACCGCGACGCTTTATCAGTTATTTGCCAGCAAACAACAACAGCTTTATTGTCAGTACCACACTCTAGACAATCACGACAACACGATGCAAATAACGCAGCTGTGTTGCGACCTGGCATTAACCATTACTGTAGTAGGTGTACATCACCCCATATCCCTACAGCTGACTATTAATGATCAGCCTTATCAATTAACAGCATGTGCCAGCCAAATCGT
This genomic interval from Spartinivicinus ruber contains the following:
- a CDS encoding type III secretion HpaP family protein, whose amino-acid sequence is MKIDSSKPNHFSRSTTAADNTQQQSSQVDQDHFEKQLKKQSKSASQKKDDKTKQPDTLSSLPNPFMLAASLKQPESAINNQAVQEVSKQLTELVTEYRRQLSNQTTLQITLKHPLLNNTQLTLSLTNNQLQVAFAASEKQQYDLLSQATAQLKNQLAQRFGQVSVELGLSIDPSYQQQTTKPDYIAEQENQE